The Agromyces hippuratus genome has a window encoding:
- a CDS encoding YlbL family protein has translation MSIFDDETPVSEDSGWTSDPATGRRPLRERIGWAALTVAIVIAVLFAFLPSPYVIEQPGPVYDTLGVAENADAEEVPLIEIPDETTYPTDGELNLLTVSVVGRPGQTPSWLEVLAAWFDRTRSVIPLEAIFPPGISSEDRDAQNQAAMVDSQQDAIAAALVELGYDFPREVTVAGLLDGSPADGILEEGDVIVSFEGTEVHSINELQTAVREHGADEPAQIEIIRDGGPLTVEVTPTVRDDRAVLGIGVRMVYEFPIDVELQLDDVGGPSAGMMFALGIVDKLTPGAMTGGEIIAGTGTIDSAGRVGPIGGIRQKLWGAEGAGADWFLAPESNCDEVSGNVPDGVTVFAVETLDQARAIVEDVADGELTGSYASCPA, from the coding sequence ATCCGGCCACGGGTCGGCGTCCCCTGCGGGAGCGCATCGGATGGGCTGCGCTCACGGTCGCGATCGTGATCGCCGTGCTCTTCGCGTTCCTCCCCTCGCCGTACGTGATCGAGCAGCCCGGGCCGGTGTACGACACCCTCGGCGTCGCCGAGAACGCCGACGCCGAAGAGGTGCCGCTCATCGAGATCCCCGATGAGACCACCTATCCCACCGATGGCGAACTCAACCTGCTCACGGTCTCTGTCGTGGGGCGCCCCGGGCAGACGCCGAGCTGGCTCGAGGTGCTCGCCGCCTGGTTCGACCGCACCCGCTCGGTCATCCCGCTCGAGGCGATCTTCCCGCCCGGCATCAGCAGTGAAGACCGCGACGCCCAGAACCAGGCCGCGATGGTCGATTCCCAGCAGGACGCCATCGCTGCGGCGCTCGTCGAGCTCGGCTACGACTTCCCGCGCGAGGTGACCGTCGCGGGCCTGCTCGACGGGTCGCCCGCCGACGGCATCCTCGAAGAGGGCGACGTCATCGTCAGCTTCGAGGGCACCGAGGTACACTCGATCAACGAGCTGCAGACGGCGGTGCGGGAGCACGGTGCCGATGAACCGGCGCAGATCGAGATCATTCGCGACGGCGGACCGCTCACCGTCGAGGTGACGCCCACCGTGCGCGACGACAGGGCCGTACTCGGCATCGGCGTGCGCATGGTCTACGAGTTCCCGATCGACGTCGAGTTGCAGCTCGACGACGTCGGAGGCCCGAGCGCGGGCATGATGTTCGCGCTCGGCATCGTCGACAAGCTCACGCCCGGGGCCATGACGGGCGGCGAGATCATCGCCGGCACGGGCACGATCGACTCGGCCGGCCGTGTCGGACCGATCGGCGGCATCCGTCAGAAGCTCTGGGGCGCGGAGGGCGCCGGCGCCGACTGGTTCCTGGCCCCCGAGTCGAACTGCGACGAAGTGAGCGGCAACGTGCCCGACGGCGTCACCGTCTTCGCGGTGGAGACCCTCGACCAGGCCCGTGCGATCGTCGAAGACGTCGCCGACGGCGAGCTGACGGGGTCGTACGCCTCCTGCCCTGCGTGA